A single genomic interval of Mauremys reevesii isolate NIE-2019 linkage group 24, ASM1616193v1, whole genome shotgun sequence harbors:
- the LOC120390454 gene encoding immunoglobulin kappa light chain-like, producing the protein MLFAKYLLLSFMVVRVQLFLHQLQPFLFVNINDTAKIQCSSKEQFLAGGVRAQWYRRREGEAPMLIKRCSDHQNVNKVACILEGHNLTLAIYNAQRNDSGVYYCTNSYIILTFGNGSTLIVGDSYTTSSWVLPLAPSPQGLLSSGTADLACVVHGVSNPVQISWSISGDLQDQGLMHSLKAKDGSLVFINHISVPVATWTSGKNFTCDVKFNSSGKSVKKIARYVEAPASECSHYIVPLAAGAGLLLLVVSLSLVWTLCPSTLGFKPRISAPPASEENQDGILYAHLDFDSRNRNGRTMQRSARGKRVKP; encoded by the exons ATGCTGTTCGCCAAATATCTGCTTTTGTCTTTCATGG TGGTAcgagtgcagttatttttgcaCCAACTTCAACCGTTCCTGTTTGTGAACATTAATGATACAGCAAAGATCCAGTGCTCTTCCAAAGAACAATTTTTAGCAGGAGGTGTGAGAGCTCAGTGGTACAGGAGACGAGAAGGTGAGGCCCCCATGTTAATTAAGAGATGCTCAGATCATCAAAATGTAAATAAAGTTGCTTGCATATTGGAAGGACACAACTTGACACTGGCAATCTACAATGCCCAACGGAATGACTCGGGGGTTTATTACTGTACCAATTCGTACATCATCTTGACTTTTGGCAATGGATCCACTCTGATTGTTGGAG ACAGTTACACCACTAGCAGTTGGGTGCTACCTCTGGCTCCATCTCCCCAAGGCCTCCTCTCCTCCGGGACGGCTGATCTGGCTTGCGTGGTCCATGGCGTTTCCAACCCAGTCCAAATTTCCTGGAGTATTTCTGGGGATCTGCAGGATCAGGGGCTGATGCATTCGCTGAAAGCAAAGGATGGCTCCTTGGTGTTCATAAATCACATCAGCGTCCCCGTGGCCACCTGGACCAGTGGGAAGAATTTCACCTGTGATGTTAAATTCAACTCTTCTGGCAAGAGTGTGAAGAAAATTGCCAGGTATGTTGAAG cccctgccagcgaGTGCTCACATTACATCGTGCCTCTTGCGGCTGGTGCtggtctgctgctgctggtggtgtctCTGAGCCTCGTATGGACCCTCTGCCCTTCCACACTAG GATTCAAGCCCAGGATCTCAGCACCCCCAGCCTCAGAGGAGAACCAG GATGGAATCTTATACGCTCATCTGGATTTCGATTCGCGGAATCGCAACGGGCGCACGATGCAGCGATCGGCCAGAGGGAAACGTGTAAAACCCTGA
- the LOC120390498 gene encoding immunoglobulin kappa light chain-like yields the protein MIFAEYLVLSSLVLGVQLFLYQTQRIQFVEVNDTARIHCSSTENLEGGGLKVFWYLRREGETPTCIKRCLDDQNVGKFDCKHETHSSTLEISNTQKTESGIYYCAYKYSSYLIFGNGTTLIVGDSYTSSSWVMLLVPFPWGSKVTGTANLACVIHGVSSPVHVSWSVSGELQEQGLTRSLKAKDGSLTLINHISVPMDTWTSGKIFTCEVKFNSSGSSVKKSTRCPAASSTA from the exons ATGATCTTTGCCGAGTATCTGGTTTTATCTTCCTTAG TGCTAGGAGTGCAGTTATTTCTGTACCAGACTCAGAGGATCCAGTTTGTGGAAGTTAATGACACTGCGAGGATCCACTGTTCTTCCACAGAAAACTTGGAAGGAGGAGGATTGAAAGTGTTTTGGTATTTGAGAAGAGAAGGTGAGACACCAACATGCATTAAGCGCTGTTTGGATGATCAAAATGTAGGTAAATTTGATTGCAAGCACGAGACACACAGCTCGACCCTGGAAATCAGCAACACCCAAAAGACTGAGTCTGGCATTTACTACTGTGCATATAAATACAGCAGCTACCTGATCTTTGGGAATGGAACCACACTGATTGTTGGAG ACAGTTATACCAGCAGCAGCTGGGTGATGCTTCTGGTCCCATTTCCATGGGGCAGTAAAGTCACTGGGACAGCAAATCTGGCCTGTGTGATCCATGGAGTGTCCAGCCCAGTCCATGTTTCCTGGAGTGTTTCTGGGGAGCTGCAGGAACAGGGGCTGACGCGCTCATTGAAAGCAAAGGATGGATCTTTAACGCTCATAAATCACATCAGCGTCCCCATGGACACCTGGACCAGTGGGAAGATTTTCACCTGTGAAGTCAAATTCAACTCTTCTGGCAGCAGTGTGAAGAAAAGTACCAGGTGTCCTGCAG CTTCCTCCACAGCC
- the LOC120390456 gene encoding uncharacterized protein LOC120390456 — translation MMLFAKYLLLSFMVVRVQGYLHQFQPFLFVNINDTAKIQCSSKEQFLAGGVRAQWYRRREGEAPMLIKRCSDHQNVNKVACILEGHNLTLAIYNAQRSDSGVYYCTDSYFILTFRNGSTLIVGDSYTTSSWVLPLAPSPQGLLSSGTTDLACVVHGVSNPVQISWSISGDLQEQGLTRSLKAKNGSLVFINHLSIPVATWTSGKNFTCDVKFNSSGTSVKKIARYVEASSTAPASECSHYILPLAAGAGLLLLVVSLSLIWTLCPSTLGFKPRISAPPASEESQDGILYVHLDFDSRNRNGRTMQRPTRGKRVKP, via the exons ATGATGCTGTTCGCCAAATATCTGCTTTTGTCTTTCATGG TGGTACGAGTGCAGGGATATCTGCACCAATTTCAGCCGTTCCTGTTTGTGAACATTAATGATACAGCAAAGATCCAGTGCTCTTCCAAAGAACAATTTTTAGCAGGAGGTGTGAGAGCTCAGTGGTACAGGAGACGAGAAGGTGAGGCCCCCATGTTAATTAAGAGATGCTCAGATCATCAAAATGTCAATAAAGTTGCTTGCATATTGGAAGGACACAACTTGACACTGGCAATCTACAATGCCCAGCGGAGTGACTCGGGGGTTTATTACTGTACCGATTCGTACTTCATCTTGACTTTTCGCAATGGATCCACCCTGATTGTTGGAG ACAGTTACACCACTAGCAGTTGGGTGCTGCCTCTGGCTCCATCTCCCCAAGGCCTCCTCTCCTCCGGGACGACTGATCTGGCTTGCGTAGTCCATGGCGTTTCCAACCCAGTCCAAATTTCCTGGAGTATTTCTGGGGATCTGCAGGAACAGGGGCTGACGCGTTCGCTGAAAGCTAAGAATGGCTCCTTGGTGTTCATAAATCACCTCAGCATCCCCGTGGCCACCTGGACCAGTGGGAAGAATTTCACCTGTGATGTTAAATTCAACTCTTCTGGCACCAGTGTGAAGAAAATTGCCAGGTATGTTGAAG CTTcctccacagcccctgccagcgaGTGCTCACATTACATCCTGCCCCTTGCGGCTGGAGCtggtctgctgctgctggtggtgtctCTGAGCCTCATCTGGACCCTCTGCCCTTCCACACTAG GATTCAAGCCCAGGATCTCAGCACCTCCAGCTTCAGAGGAGAGCCAG GATGGAATCTTATACGTTCATCTGGATTTCGATTCGCGGAATCGCAACGGGCGCACGATGCAGCGACCGACCAGAGGGAAACGTGTAAAACCCTGA